Proteins encoded together in one Onychomys torridus chromosome 1, mOncTor1.1, whole genome shotgun sequence window:
- the Tnni3 gene encoding troponin I, cardiac muscle isoform X3, producing the protein MADESSDAPAPAPVRRRSSANYRAYATEPHAKKKSKISASRKLQLKTLMLQIAKQEIEREAEERRGEKGRVLSTRCQPLELDGLGFEELQIADLTQKIYDLRGKFKRPTLRRVRISADAMMQALLGARAKESLDLRAHLKQVKKEDIEKENREVGDWRKNIDALSGMEGRKKKFEG; encoded by the exons ATGGCAGACGA GAGCAGCGATGCG CCGGCACCAGCCCCTGTCCGACGCCGCTCCTCTGCTAACTACCGAGCCTATGCCACGGAGCCACACGCCAAG AAAAAGTCGAAGATCTCCGCCTCGAGGAAGCTTCAGCTGAAG ACTCTGATGCTGCAGATCGCAAAGCAGGAGATAGAGCGTGAGGCAGAGGAGCGACGCGGAGAGAAAGGGCGCGTTCTGAGCACTCGTTGCCAGCCTCTGGAGTTGGATGGGCTGGGCTTTGAAGAGCTTCAG ATTGCAGATCTGACCCAGAAGATCTATGACCTGCGTGGCAAGTTCAAGCGGCCCACCCTGCGAAGAGTGAGGATCTCTGCAGATGCCATGATGCAGGCACTGCTGGGGGCCCGGGCCAAGGAGTCCTTGGACCTGAGGGCCCACCTCAAGCAGGTGAAGAAGGAAGACATTGAGAAG GAAAACCGGGAGGTGGGGGACTGGCGCAAGAACATTGATGCACTAAGTGGAATGGAGGGCCGTAAGAAGAAGTTCGAGGGCTGA
- the Tnni3 gene encoding troponin I, cardiac muscle isoform X2: MSPWQKKSKISASRKLQLKTLMLQIAKQEIEREAEERRGEKGRVLSTRCQPLELDGLGFEELQDLCQQLHARVDKVDEERYDVEAKVTKNITEIADLTQKIYDLRGKFKRPTLRRVRISADAMMQALLGARAKESLDLRAHLKQVKKEDIEKENREVGDWRKNIDALSGMEGRKKKFEG; the protein is encoded by the exons ATGTCACCCTGGCAGAAAAAGTCGAAGATCTCCGCCTCGAGGAAGCTTCAGCTGAAG ACTCTGATGCTGCAGATCGCAAAGCAGGAGATAGAGCGTGAGGCAGAGGAGCGACGCGGAGAGAAAGGGCGCGTTCTGAGCACTCGTTGCCAGCCTCTGGAGTTGGATGGGCTGGGCTTTGAAGAGCTTCAG GACTTATGCCAGCAGCTCCATGCTCGGGTGGACAAAGTGGATGAAGAGAGATATGATGTGGAAGCAAAAGTCACCAAAAACATCACCGAG ATTGCAGATCTGACCCAGAAGATCTATGACCTGCGTGGCAAGTTCAAGCGGCCCACCCTGCGAAGAGTGAGGATCTCTGCAGATGCCATGATGCAGGCACTGCTGGGGGCCCGGGCCAAGGAGTCCTTGGACCTGAGGGCCCACCTCAAGCAGGTGAAGAAGGAAGACATTGAGAAG GAAAACCGGGAGGTGGGGGACTGGCGCAAGAACATTGATGCACTAAGTGGAATGGAGGGCCGTAAGAAGAAGTTCGAGGGCTGA
- the Tnni3 gene encoding troponin I, cardiac muscle isoform X1 produces MADESSDAPAPAPVRRRSSANYRAYATEPHAKKKSKISASRKLQLKTLMLQIAKQEIEREAEERRGEKGRVLSTRCQPLELDGLGFEELQDLCQQLHARVDKVDEERYDVEAKVTKNITEIADLTQKIYDLRGKFKRPTLRRVRISADAMMQALLGARAKESLDLRAHLKQVKKEDIEKENREVGDWRKNIDALSGMEGRKKKFEG; encoded by the exons ATGGCAGACGA GAGCAGCGATGCG CCGGCACCAGCCCCTGTCCGACGCCGCTCCTCTGCTAACTACCGAGCCTATGCCACGGAGCCACACGCCAAG AAAAAGTCGAAGATCTCCGCCTCGAGGAAGCTTCAGCTGAAG ACTCTGATGCTGCAGATCGCAAAGCAGGAGATAGAGCGTGAGGCAGAGGAGCGACGCGGAGAGAAAGGGCGCGTTCTGAGCACTCGTTGCCAGCCTCTGGAGTTGGATGGGCTGGGCTTTGAAGAGCTTCAG GACTTATGCCAGCAGCTCCATGCTCGGGTGGACAAAGTGGATGAAGAGAGATATGATGTGGAAGCAAAAGTCACCAAAAACATCACCGAG ATTGCAGATCTGACCCAGAAGATCTATGACCTGCGTGGCAAGTTCAAGCGGCCCACCCTGCGAAGAGTGAGGATCTCTGCAGATGCCATGATGCAGGCACTGCTGGGGGCCCGGGCCAAGGAGTCCTTGGACCTGAGGGCCCACCTCAAGCAGGTGAAGAAGGAAGACATTGAGAAG GAAAACCGGGAGGTGGGGGACTGGCGCAAGAACATTGATGCACTAAGTGGAATGGAGGGCCGTAAGAAGAAGTTCGAGGGCTGA